A region from the Panthera uncia isolate 11264 chromosome D3 unlocalized genomic scaffold, Puncia_PCG_1.0 HiC_scaffold_8, whole genome shotgun sequence genome encodes:
- the TXNL1 gene encoding thioredoxin-like protein 1 isoform X2, whose translation MVGVKPVGSDPDFQPELSGAGSRLAVVKFTMRGCGPCLRIAPAFSSMSNKYPQAVFLEVDVHQCQGTAATNNISATPTFLFFRNKVRIDQYQGADAVGLEEKIKQHLENDPGSNEDTDIPKGYMDLMPFINKAGCECLNESDEHGFDNCLRKDTTFLESDCDEQLLITVAFNQPVKLYSMKFQGPDNGQGPKYVKIFINLPRSMDFEEAERSEPTQALELTEDDIKEDGIVPLRYVKFQNVNSVTIFVQSNQGEEETTRISYFTFIGTPVQATNMNDFKRVVGKKGESH comes from the exons ATGGTGGGAGTGAAGCCGGTCGGGAGCGACCCGGATTTCCAGCCGGAGCTGAGCGGCGCGGGCTCCAGACTCGCCGTGGTCAAGTTCACCATGCGAGG GTGTGGACCATGTTTAAGGATTGCCCCAGCATTCAGTTCTATGAGTAATAAGTATCCACAGGCAGTTTTCTTGGAAGTAGATGTACATCAGTGTCAG GGAACAGCTGCCACCAACAATATATCAGCAACAcctacatttctgttttttcgAAACAAAGTGAGAATTGATCAGTATCAAGGAGCAGATGCTGttggattagaagaaaaaatcaaGCAGCACTTAGAAAATGACCCTGGAAGCAATGAGGACACAGATATTCCAAAAGGCTAT atGGATTTAATGCCTTTTATTAACAAAGCTGGCTGTGAATGTCTTAACGAAAGTGACGAGCATGGATTTGACAACTGTTTACGAAAAGATACGACCTTCTTGGAATCTGATTGTGATGAGCAG CTTCTCATTACTGTGGCATTTAATCAACCTGTTAAGCTTTATTCAATGAAATTTCAAGGGCCAGATAATG GTCAGGGtcctaaatatgtaaaaatttttatcaaTCTACCCCGATCTATGGAttttgaagaagcagaaagaagtgAACCAACTCAAGCTCTGGAACTAACAGAGGATGATATTAAAGAAGATGGTATTGTCCCACTTCGTTACGTTAAATTTCAGAATGTTAACAGTGTAACT ATATTTGTTCAGTCCAATCAAGGTGAAGAGGAAACAACAagaatttcatattttacttttattggtACACCAGTCCAGGCAACAAATATGAATGACTTCAAACGA gtaGTTGGCAAAAAAGGAGAAAGCCACTAA
- the TXNL1 gene encoding thioredoxin-like protein 1 isoform X1, protein MVGVKPVGSDPDFQPELSGAGSRLAVVKFTMRGCGPCLRIAPAFSSMSNKYPQAVFLEVDVHQCQGTAATNNISATPTFLFFRNKVRIDQYQGADAVGLEEKIKQHLENDPGSNEDTDIPKGYMDLMPFINKAGCECLNESDEHGFDNCLRKDTTFLESDCDEQLLITVAFNQPVKLYSMKFQGPDNGQGPKYVKIFINLPRSMDFEEAERSEPTQALELTEDDIKEDGIVPLRYVKFQNVNSVTIFVQSNQGEEETTRISYFTFIGTPVQATNMNDFKRRIHIGKLRVINL, encoded by the exons ATGGTGGGAGTGAAGCCGGTCGGGAGCGACCCGGATTTCCAGCCGGAGCTGAGCGGCGCGGGCTCCAGACTCGCCGTGGTCAAGTTCACCATGCGAGG GTGTGGACCATGTTTAAGGATTGCCCCAGCATTCAGTTCTATGAGTAATAAGTATCCACAGGCAGTTTTCTTGGAAGTAGATGTACATCAGTGTCAG GGAACAGCTGCCACCAACAATATATCAGCAACAcctacatttctgttttttcgAAACAAAGTGAGAATTGATCAGTATCAAGGAGCAGATGCTGttggattagaagaaaaaatcaaGCAGCACTTAGAAAATGACCCTGGAAGCAATGAGGACACAGATATTCCAAAAGGCTAT atGGATTTAATGCCTTTTATTAACAAAGCTGGCTGTGAATGTCTTAACGAAAGTGACGAGCATGGATTTGACAACTGTTTACGAAAAGATACGACCTTCTTGGAATCTGATTGTGATGAGCAG CTTCTCATTACTGTGGCATTTAATCAACCTGTTAAGCTTTATTCAATGAAATTTCAAGGGCCAGATAATG GTCAGGGtcctaaatatgtaaaaatttttatcaaTCTACCCCGATCTATGGAttttgaagaagcagaaagaagtgAACCAACTCAAGCTCTGGAACTAACAGAGGATGATATTAAAGAAGATGGTATTGTCCCACTTCGTTACGTTAAATTTCAGAATGTTAACAGTGTAACT ATATTTGTTCAGTCCAATCAAGGTGAAGAGGAAACAACAagaatttcatattttacttttattggtACACCAGTCCAGGCAACAAATATGAATGACTTCAAACGA aGAATACACATTGGCAAGTTGAGAGTTATCAACCTGTGA